A genomic window from Sulfurospirillum multivorans DSM 12446 includes:
- a CDS encoding thioredoxin fold domain-containing protein — MLTVKKGIILFSLAVSTVLYGAEAPNIKEKIQNIDFIKNVGFVVKEVKEVGDIYAINATHPRSAKVTLFVSKDLKAVVIGQGFKANGEPIDFPINMEQYKKDAIYTIGQGKIEYYLFTDPECPYCQKFEQMATQLKEDVKIHVLFFPLDFHKNAQQMCKFILNQKGNEARAKAMHDIAEGKEDYKNLKLSDKDSSKYQEIIDKHLKIGREIGVNGTPAVYDATGKPIQWPELLKK, encoded by the coding sequence ATGCTAACAGTAAAGAAAGGAATTATTCTATTTTCACTTGCAGTTTCAACTGTACTTTATGGTGCCGAAGCACCAAATATAAAAGAGAAAATACAAAATATTGATTTCATAAAAAACGTAGGTTTTGTTGTGAAAGAGGTTAAAGAAGTTGGTGACATATATGCTATAAACGCAACTCATCCACGTTCAGCAAAAGTGACGTTATTCGTTTCAAAAGACTTAAAAGCAGTCGTCATCGGTCAAGGTTTTAAAGCCAATGGTGAGCCAATAGATTTCCCAATTAACATGGAACAGTATAAAAAAGATGCAATTTACACTATTGGTCAAGGGAAAATTGAATATTACCTGTTTACAGATCCCGAATGCCCATATTGTCAAAAATTTGAACAAATGGCGACTCAATTAAAAGAAGATGTAAAAATACATGTTCTATTTTTCCCATTAGACTTTCACAAAAATGCACAACAAATGTGCAAATTTATTCTAAATCAAAAAGGTAACGAGGCGCGCGCTAAAGCAATGCACGATATCGCGGAGGGGAAAGAAGATTATAAAAACCTCAAACTCTCAGATAAAGATAGCTCGAAATATCAAGAGATTATTGACAAACATTTAAAAATAGGTCGAGAAATTGGTGTTAACGGCACACCGGCAGTTTATGATGCGACAGGGAAACCTATTCAATGGCCTGAGCTATTGAAAAAATAA
- a CDS encoding PCRF domain-containing protein, with product MKTQIHICMSIITLLSVGAFASTVEVLRDDFFQKIGTERQKALTPIVNADDDYKKAMDYLNDSAYMLKMPELNFHGQKIAGRYMPDCEKALPYFINSFSKKNNTLSAYLGLHCINNDAFMKKNADTLKQKRIFAEGLYKVEKQLCMSYITFGDVLINGVAGAPEPAKAIKVFDEAKLRCYRFASDWEKRVIDTKLEQAKYKNRLPSK from the coding sequence ATGAAAACACAAATTCATATTTGTATGAGTATTATCACTTTGCTTTCAGTTGGGGCTTTTGCCTCAACTGTTGAAGTTCTTCGCGATGATTTTTTTCAAAAAATTGGCACCGAAAGACAAAAAGCATTAACGCCAATTGTAAATGCAGATGATGATTATAAGAAAGCGATGGACTACTTAAATGATTCCGCTTACATGTTGAAGATGCCTGAGCTAAATTTTCATGGTCAAAAAATCGCAGGTAGGTACATGCCCGATTGTGAAAAAGCTTTACCATATTTCATCAATAGCTTTTCTAAAAAAAACAATACGCTTAGTGCATATCTTGGATTACATTGCATTAACAATGATGCATTTATGAAAAAAAATGCTGACACTTTGAAACAAAAACGGATTTTTGCAGAAGGACTTTACAAAGTTGAGAAGCAATTGTGCATGAGCTATATCACTTTTGGTGATGTGCTAATAAATGGAGTTGCAGGAGCTCCAGAGCCTGCAAAAGCCATTAAAGTATTTGATGAAGCAAAATTACGTTGTTATCGTTTTGCAAGCGATTGGGAAAAAAGGGTTATTGATACCAAACTTGAGCAAGCAAAATATAAAAATCGCTTGCCTTCAAAATAG
- a CDS encoding TraU family protein: MTINKKFLHVTFAVLLFSSSLIARTGGEVYKFYKNIDYDFFFDKLEVSFDICKCEIETSDQWLAGFKYTLVEPIGFIESSITPMHFVGLDIKTADAKKLMRKQGTSRKGDDSTTFRHAHFIIFPVLGYTLGLVQDFFCFERASVFNMAYISEVIPSHNNDLVALAEETVKPVSKIWFANPVAEAACGADCASSTAGYPINSLYWCDGCRGSVTGSDTGWSRASEPLEDTESVAFRVINRMHAYSGMLKTKESTFAYNPVGSHMKSSMCEARYFPVIVKDQYYLQLAKEDKSWDAKNFGKIRFQYDFKTDPTDEDSVFFWLWRERNMCGGAAKCRSTFNDQ, translated from the coding sequence ATGACAATAAATAAAAAATTCTTACATGTAACCTTTGCTGTATTACTCTTCTCAAGCAGTCTAATTGCACGTACTGGTGGCGAAGTGTACAAGTTCTATAAAAACATTGACTATGACTTTTTCTTTGACAAATTGGAAGTTAGTTTTGATATTTGTAAATGTGAGATCGAAACCTCTGATCAATGGCTTGCAGGATTCAAATACACTCTCGTTGAGCCGATCGGTTTTATTGAATCTAGTATCACACCAATGCACTTCGTCGGTCTTGATATTAAAACTGCTGATGCGAAAAAATTAATGAGGAAACAAGGCACATCGCGTAAAGGCGATGACTCGACTACATTCAGACACGCTCACTTTATCATCTTTCCTGTTTTAGGATACACATTGGGGCTAGTTCAAGATTTTTTTTGCTTTGAAAGAGCATCCGTTTTCAATATGGCATATATTAGCGAAGTAATCCCATCTCACAATAACGATCTTGTAGCTTTAGCAGAAGAGACTGTCAAACCAGTTTCTAAAATCTGGTTCGCAAATCCAGTCGCTGAAGCTGCTTGCGGAGCAGACTGCGCCTCGTCAACCGCTGGTTACCCTATTAACTCTCTTTATTGGTGTGATGGGTGTCGTGGAAGTGTCACAGGAAGCGATACGGGATGGTCAAGAGCCTCTGAACCGCTCGAAGATACTGAATCGGTTGCATTTCGTGTAATAAACAGGATGCACGCCTACAGTGGAATGCTTAAAACCAAAGAATCAACTTTTGCTTACAACCCAGTAGGTTCGCATATGAAATCAAGTATGTGTGAAGCGAGGTATTTCCCAGTCATTGTTAAAGATCAATATTATCTTCAACTGGCAAAAGAAGACAAGTCTTGGGATGCTAAAAACTTCGGAAAAATTCGCTTTCAATATGACTTTAAGACTGATCCGACCGATGAGGATTCTGTCTTCTTTTGGTTATGGAGAGAAAGAAATATGTGTGGAGGAGCTGCAAAATGCAGAAGTACATTCAACGATCAATAA
- a CDS encoding conjugal transfer protein TraH has translation MKRKLFSFIMSTLLAFPYPILAVDLDKMFNGQSVTTDFGTWDSPRTGNKYFYGGSYRFAFKGAGRMQPLFQGEPPSMKVGCNGFSLRGGFLALLGISEIKQLLSSSGATLAWGIMMGLEYSMPGLAKVFNTLRQYAREIQQLLGNMCNLGQMLGKSSGINSQINSLTNNLTGDLNSVFENLNNGLTGIHDNIVKGFDLSSSKDCSHKTGTAKEQCLNQVGMSSATAVAKISNTNSLSLTSMAIGASSKKLDKPTNTIYISKLSSFLEDGKIGTQSIVSNATELDNIKATVLLGRLFFGDMATPVSTLEYVMKLTNDSANGDSTIKTGSFPLDPEKAIKQLTAKVSEQVQEEKFDGMSRIQPVINSAEQVAKALIDGITAETQIDYCSAGACQVPDSFIYLMDVALKADANTSNESAQVIGNIWDSSKSSSLEVKWEGGYLESLKVIRYKVQQLSGFAPTILTTSESSATTKSSGATDIKIPLLLPNIQKYMQSIAILEKRSRAETPYTAQLKSILARYNAYFFATSMTDLITGRVLDALGTKGDPVGNPDYKNIKPYVDEMLEKKKKIDEKIKEDMKNQMSYQELAETFRNVEKQNTEDQVKEF, from the coding sequence ATGAAAAGAAAACTCTTTTCCTTCATTATGAGTACCCTGTTAGCGTTTCCATATCCTATTTTAGCAGTTGATTTGGACAAAATGTTTAATGGACAATCCGTAACGACTGATTTTGGAACTTGGGACTCGCCAAGAACCGGTAATAAATACTTTTATGGTGGCTCGTATCGCTTTGCATTTAAAGGCGCTGGTAGAATGCAGCCACTTTTCCAAGGTGAACCACCTTCAATGAAAGTTGGTTGTAATGGATTTTCCCTAAGAGGTGGCTTTCTAGCTCTTCTTGGAATTTCAGAAATCAAACAATTACTTTCTTCATCGGGCGCAACGTTAGCTTGGGGAATAATGATGGGATTAGAGTACTCAATGCCAGGACTTGCAAAAGTATTTAATACGCTAAGGCAATATGCTAGAGAAATACAACAGCTCCTTGGAAACATGTGTAATCTTGGGCAAATGCTTGGTAAAAGTAGCGGAATAAACTCACAGATAAACTCTCTGACAAATAATTTAACGGGAGATTTAAACAGCGTATTTGAAAATCTTAACAATGGCCTGACTGGTATACACGATAACATCGTCAAAGGATTTGATTTATCATCATCAAAGGACTGTAGTCATAAAACAGGAACAGCAAAAGAGCAGTGCTTAAATCAAGTGGGCATGTCTTCCGCAACTGCTGTTGCAAAGATAAGCAACACAAACTCTTTAAGCCTCACATCTATGGCAATTGGGGCATCATCAAAAAAACTAGATAAGCCAACCAATACAATTTATATTTCAAAACTATCTTCATTCTTAGAAGATGGAAAAATTGGCACCCAATCCATCGTATCTAATGCTACTGAACTCGACAATATTAAAGCGACTGTATTGTTGGGAAGATTATTCTTTGGAGATATGGCTACTCCAGTTTCTACGTTAGAGTATGTTATGAAACTCACAAATGATTCGGCGAATGGCGACTCAACCATTAAAACAGGTAGTTTTCCTCTTGATCCTGAAAAAGCCATCAAGCAGTTAACTGCAAAAGTTTCAGAGCAAGTTCAAGAAGAAAAATTTGATGGAATGTCCAGGATTCAGCCTGTTATAAACAGTGCTGAGCAAGTTGCAAAAGCTCTTATAGATGGCATTACCGCTGAAACTCAAATTGATTATTGCTCCGCAGGAGCTTGCCAAGTGCCTGATTCGTTTATCTATCTCATGGATGTAGCATTAAAAGCAGATGCCAACACATCAAATGAATCGGCACAAGTTATTGGAAATATTTGGGATAGCTCAAAAAGTTCAAGCCTTGAGGTGAAATGGGAAGGAGGCTACTTAGAAAGTTTAAAAGTCATTCGCTATAAAGTTCAACAACTATCGGGTTTTGCCCCAACAATTTTAACCACATCCGAATCTTCTGCTACCACAAAATCATCGGGTGCAACGGATATTAAAATCCCTCTTTTATTGCCAAATATCCAAAAATATATGCAAAGCATTGCAATACTCGAAAAACGCTCAAGAGCGGAAACTCCCTATACCGCACAGTTAAAAAGTATTCTTGCAAGATACAACGCATATTTCTTTGCAACATCAATGACAGATCTTATTACAGGTCGTGTTCTTGATGCTCTTGGCACAAAAGGTGATCCCGTAGGTAATCCTGACTATAAAAACATCAAGCCTTATGTTGATGAGATGTTAGAGAAAAAGAAAAAAATTGATGAAAAAATCAAGGAAGATATGAAAAATCAAATGTCATATCAAGAGCTTGCTGAAACATTTAGAAATGTTGAAAAGCAAAACACTGAAGATCAAGTTAAAGAATTTTAA
- a CDS encoding TrbC family F-type conjugative pilus assembly protein, producing the protein MQKYIQRSIIRASVMIFINLACFAAPQPINRDDFKIPSQSDVAMDKDFLKNLDSMSKQSALKYGQFNEHNMSTVFSNVMKQEEAKKEEVFFYMYSRSVPLVSLTNLFPQMHRLKEIKPNAKIIVVLNGFPNLEFWKLLRDIYKDEHRDLFKVRMDPRIFKAYQLKQVPAWIKTACPTNFEFKKCDTEKSFLAKGDMSLVDFYDLLSKQDNQYLDTYHQLIKAK; encoded by the coding sequence ATGCAGAAGTACATTCAACGATCAATAATAAGAGCAAGTGTAATGATTTTTATCAATCTTGCCTGCTTCGCGGCTCCACAACCTATTAATCGTGATGATTTTAAAATTCCATCACAATCAGATGTTGCAATGGATAAAGATTTCTTGAAAAATCTTGACTCAATGTCCAAACAATCGGCACTAAAATATGGTCAATTTAATGAGCACAATATGTCTACAGTTTTTTCAAATGTTATGAAGCAAGAAGAGGCAAAAAAAGAAGAGGTATTTTTTTACATGTACAGCAGATCAGTACCCTTGGTCTCCCTTACAAATTTATTCCCACAAATGCACCGGCTAAAAGAGATAAAACCAAATGCCAAGATTATTGTGGTGCTCAATGGTTTCCCAAATTTAGAGTTTTGGAAATTGCTAAGAGATATTTACAAAGATGAGCATAGAGATCTATTCAAGGTCAGAATGGATCCGCGTATTTTTAAAGCATATCAATTAAAACAAGTTCCTGCATGGATTAAAACTGCGTGCCCTACCAATTTTGAGTTTAAAAAATGCGATACAGAGAAGTCATTCCTTGCTAAAGGGGATATGTCTCTTGTTGACTTTTATGATTTGCTATCAAAGCAAGACAATCAATATCTCGATACCTATCATCAACTCATCAAGGCGAAATAA
- a CDS encoding STAS-like domain-containing protein, whose protein sequence is MKQINIAEEYTITPGARYKKDGAFSGEDFREKYLEPLFVTGDKSKITIVLDGTMGYATSFLEESFGGLVRKFGDKYTNEEIFNRFIFISDEEPACIDEIKQYILEARYSK, encoded by the coding sequence ATGAAACAAATTAACATTGCAGAAGAATATACTATAACACCTGGTGCTCGATATAAAAAAGATGGTGCGTTTTCAGGTGAAGATTTTCGTGAAAAATATTTAGAGCCATTATTTGTTACTGGTGACAAATCTAAGATCACTATTGTCCTTGATGGTACAATGGGATACGCCACATCCTTTTTAGAAGAATCTTTTGGTGGATTGGTTAGAAAATTTGGTGACAAATATACTAATGAAGAGATTTTCAATCGATTTATTTTTATATCTGACGAAGAGCCTGCTTGCATAGATGAAATAAAACAATATATTTTAGAAGCAAGATATAGCAAGTGA
- a CDS encoding DNA polymerase Y family protein yields the protein MIIHLDLDCFFVSAERTRIPELRGKPVVVCKSGDTKIFSAQDTESVITESVGGFNGLMQHKKDFKKFDKDEWKKEFVDDRGRVHGIVIAKSYEAKNFGIKTGTLLRDALHLCHGVLVIPSDHLFYQLLSAKLKHFLQTKIPLLEQYSIDEFWGDLKGWIPEEETYAFMEMLQREILEKFGLPISIGASSSKWIAKLATDFNKPFGLTFVPKDEIIAFVSPLPISDFPGIGKSLQQRCESYKIRTLGDLIVFRRIIENWGTIGKDLIAKVTGEDKEPVIAYHDRKSIGISRNFELIYDRDEIKRRAVILARHLSHTISKLNLHPTTYYFKIRYEGGVKSQASKTIDRLFTESFYRELTLQSFKELDVHPHYGIHHLALHVSNFITKSQNKTFSLLHVEEDKRAQQLNEKLTKLRDKYGVDIVRSGIEKNIMI from the coding sequence GTGATTATTCATTTAGATTTAGATTGTTTTTTTGTCTCGGCTGAGCGCACAAGAATCCCTGAACTGAGAGGCAAACCCGTGGTCGTTTGCAAAAGTGGCGATACTAAAATCTTTTCCGCGCAAGACACCGAAAGCGTTATAACTGAATCAGTTGGTGGATTTAACGGTCTCATGCAACATAAAAAGGACTTCAAAAAATTTGATAAAGACGAATGGAAAAAAGAGTTTGTAGATGATCGTGGCCGCGTACACGGCATTGTAATTGCTAAAAGCTATGAAGCAAAGAACTTTGGCATCAAAACAGGTACCCTCCTTCGAGACGCGTTACATCTGTGTCATGGAGTTTTAGTCATACCAAGTGACCATCTTTTTTATCAACTTCTTTCTGCCAAACTCAAGCATTTTCTTCAAACAAAAATCCCTCTACTAGAGCAATACAGTATTGATGAATTTTGGGGAGATCTTAAAGGTTGGATACCAGAGGAAGAGACTTATGCTTTTATGGAAATGCTCCAAAGGGAGATTTTAGAAAAATTTGGTCTTCCAATATCTATTGGGGCATCAAGCTCTAAGTGGATTGCAAAGCTTGCAACTGATTTTAATAAGCCTTTTGGATTGACGTTTGTCCCAAAAGATGAAATCATCGCATTCGTATCTCCTTTGCCAATTTCGGACTTTCCTGGCATTGGAAAAAGCCTTCAGCAACGTTGTGAGAGCTATAAAATAAGAACACTTGGCGATTTGATAGTCTTTAGGAGAATAATTGAAAATTGGGGTACTATTGGGAAGGACTTGATTGCTAAAGTTACAGGAGAAGATAAAGAACCGGTCATCGCATATCATGATCGCAAATCAATCGGAATTTCACGAAATTTTGAGCTAATATATGACAGAGATGAGATCAAAAGACGCGCTGTCATTCTTGCGAGGCATCTATCGCATACAATCTCCAAACTTAATCTACACCCAACAACCTATTATTTCAAAATTCGTTATGAAGGCGGTGTAAAATCGCAAGCGTCTAAAACGATTGATCGCTTGTTCACGGAAAGCTTCTATCGAGAGTTAACCCTACAGTCATTCAAAGAGTTGGATGTTCACCCTCACTATGGTATTCATCATCTTGCTTTACATGTAAGCAATTTTATAACAAAATCTCAAAATAAGACATTTTCTCTTTTACATGTAGAAGAGGATAAAAGAGCACAGCAGCTGAACGAAAAACTTACAAAACTAAGAGACAAATATGGTGTTGATATTGTGCGAAGCGGGATTGAAAAAAATATAATGATTTAA
- a CDS encoding acetate and sugar kinases/Hsc70/actin family protein, which produces MRRECSKIASTRSRLLGDEAKTGIVYQGVSWAIGKTTGTNIEFLFDMKDLINYAPLYIRHIFPDTKNRKIAISIPAETYYTSQMRDDGGLVGQMINSIKTEITDLADVKVFPQGVVALNYLVNAKKVDVSNGNMLIIDGGFNTVNSSVVQPDGTGLYTETYYNEIGVNNLLTDFFRKELMVKYAETTSNPQMLKKAFLEERFDAGFTSFDITNEKKRAVEAFVTKLITRITNDLRKKNVSFDQFTFVGGLSYYIKKEIVETTKPFYVPETGGEFLTLLGMAEVAGDEYDLLDLGFGDAKFSPKIS; this is translated from the coding sequence ATGCGAAGAGAATGTTCAAAAATTGCCAGTACACGTTCTAGGTTACTAGGTGACGAAGCAAAAACAGGGATTGTATATCAAGGGGTGTCATGGGCAATTGGAAAAACAACTGGAACAAATATTGAGTTCTTATTTGATATGAAAGACTTGATCAACTATGCTCCATTGTACATTAGACACATTTTCCCTGATACAAAAAACAGAAAAATTGCAATCTCAATTCCTGCCGAAACCTATTACACTTCACAAATGAGAGATGATGGTGGATTGGTTGGACAGATGATTAATTCAATTAAAACAGAAATTACGGACCTTGCAGACGTAAAGGTTTTTCCTCAAGGGGTTGTTGCTTTAAATTACCTTGTGAATGCAAAAAAAGTTGATGTAAGCAATGGGAATATGTTAATCATTGATGGTGGCTTTAACACTGTAAACTCATCTGTCGTTCAACCAGATGGAACAGGTCTGTACACTGAGACTTATTACAATGAGATTGGAGTTAACAACCTTCTCACCGATTTCTTTAGAAAAGAACTAATGGTGAAGTACGCAGAAACAACCTCCAACCCTCAAATGTTAAAAAAAGCTTTTCTTGAAGAGCGATTTGATGCAGGATTTACAAGTTTTGACATTACTAACGAAAAAAAACGAGCTGTTGAGGCTTTTGTTACCAAGCTTATTACGCGCATTACAAATGATCTTCGCAAAAAGAACGTGAGCTTCGATCAGTTTACTTTCGTTGGCGGTTTGTCATATTACATCAAAAAAGAAATCGTTGAAACAACAAAGCCATTTTATGTTCCAGAAACGGGCGGTGAATTCTTGACACTTTTGGGTATGGCAGAGGTTGCTGGTGATGAGTATGATCTTTTAGATCTTGGATTTGGTGATGCGAAATTTTCACCAAAAATTTCATAA
- a CDS encoding lysozyme family protein yields MWAVDKILLSMLLLSSTSFAYQDIIEETTNSLCSVPVEIIEVIAKVERHAKRPVGYQYIIAFNKQEEANTVKTAIGKDLFLDWRTIDCKNTRLCTKLLSYIVKDFNIDNMDLGAFQINYHHHKMPLDDYFSFEKSYLKACNYLETLIANYGYSWQSIAKYNHKDPKVNYAYLQKISTILGSNQ; encoded by the coding sequence ATGTGGGCAGTAGATAAAATTTTATTGTCAATGCTATTACTTAGTTCCACTAGCTTTGCATATCAGGACATTATTGAAGAAACGACTAATTCTCTTTGTTCTGTCCCCGTTGAGATTATCGAAGTCATTGCAAAAGTGGAACGGCATGCAAAAAGACCCGTTGGGTATCAATATATCATCGCATTTAATAAGCAAGAAGAAGCGAATACTGTCAAAACAGCAATCGGGAAAGACCTATTCTTAGATTGGCGCACCATTGATTGTAAAAACACAAGATTATGCACAAAACTTCTCTCCTATATAGTCAAAGATTTTAACATCGACAACATGGATCTAGGGGCCTTCCAGATTAATTATCACCATCACAAAATGCCATTAGATGACTATTTCTCATTTGAAAAAAGCTATCTCAAAGCTTGTAATTATCTTGAAACGCTTATAGCCAATTACGGCTATTCATGGCAATCAATAGCCAAATACAATCATAAAGATCCAAAAGTTAATTACGCGTATCTACAAAAAATATCAACCATTCTAGGGAGCAACCAATGA